A section of the Microbacterium sp. MM2322 genome encodes:
- the pstA gene encoding phosphate ABC transporter permease PstA, translating to MTTLTRSETRTPVGNSLTAGQLPKWMPWTLLAGALVLSGIVFAIMNSGGDVADFNIAGTVFIGVVLFAIALVILSSVVETRRRAADRLATVLVSIAFTIALLPLISLLFTVVVNGIARFDPMFFSNSMRNVVGEGGGAVHAIYGTLIVTGWATVISVPIGLMTSIYLVEYGRGRVAKAITFFVDVMTGIPSIVAGLFIVAVCALLFGPGLNTGFMGSLALSVLMIPVVVRSSEEMLRLVPNELREAAYALGVPKWLTIVKVVLPTSIAGITTGIMLSISRVIGETAPLLLTAGFTQSLNVNGFDNPMMTLPVFVYDQFQNPGTNIPAALERAWAGALTLIIIVMALNLIARFVAKKFAPKFGR from the coding sequence ATGACCACCCTCACCCGCTCCGAGACCCGCACGCCCGTCGGCAACTCGCTCACCGCAGGGCAGCTGCCCAAGTGGATGCCGTGGACCCTGCTCGCCGGCGCGCTCGTCCTCTCGGGAATCGTCTTCGCGATCATGAACAGCGGCGGAGACGTCGCGGACTTCAACATCGCCGGAACCGTCTTCATCGGCGTCGTGCTGTTCGCGATCGCGCTCGTGATCCTGTCGAGCGTCGTCGAGACGCGGCGACGTGCCGCCGACCGCCTGGCGACTGTCCTCGTGTCGATCGCCTTCACGATCGCGCTGCTGCCGCTCATCTCGCTGCTGTTCACCGTCGTCGTCAACGGCATCGCCCGCTTCGACCCGATGTTCTTCTCGAACTCGATGCGCAACGTGGTCGGTGAGGGCGGCGGCGCCGTCCACGCCATCTACGGCACGCTCATCGTCACCGGCTGGGCGACGGTCATCTCCGTGCCGATCGGCCTCATGACCTCCATCTACCTCGTCGAGTACGGCCGCGGCCGTGTCGCCAAGGCGATCACCTTCTTCGTGGACGTGATGACCGGCATCCCGTCGATCGTCGCCGGTCTGTTCATCGTCGCGGTCTGCGCGCTGCTGTTCGGCCCCGGCCTCAACACGGGCTTCATGGGGTCGCTCGCGCTCTCGGTGCTGATGATCCCGGTCGTCGTGCGCTCGAGCGAGGAGATGCTCCGCCTCGTCCCAAACGAGCTGCGCGAAGCGGCCTACGCGCTCGGCGTGCCGAAGTGGCTGACGATCGTCAAGGTGGTGCTCCCGACATCCATCGCGGGCATCACGACAGGCATCATGCTGTCGATCTCCCGCGTCATCGGCGAGACCGCTCCGCTGCTGCTGACCGCCGGGTTCACCCAGTCGCTCAACGTCAACGGATTCGACAACCCGATGATGACCCTGCCGGTCTTCGTCTACGACCAGTTCCAGAACCCCGGCACGAACATCCCGGCCGCTCTCGAGCGCGCCTGGGCCGGAGCGCTGACCCTCATCATCATCGTCATGGCCCTGAACCTCATCGCGCGCTTCGTCGCCAAGAAGTTCGCCCCCAAGTTCGGCCGCTGA
- the pstC gene encoding phosphate ABC transporter permease subunit PstC — translation MPPTPDLVADQDTAPRPMRRRGDLVFSSTALGAGIIILIVLAAVTLFLIVESIPAFTANPEETQFLNGEPFWQYVWPFVFGTLWASVIALVVATPLAIGIALFISHYAPRRLASALGYVIDLLAAIPSVVYGLWGALVFSQILQPFYVWLNENFGWIPFFAGAVSPGGRTILTASLVLAVMILPIMTAITREVFLQTPVLHEEAALALGATRWEMIRMAVFPFARGGMVSGAMLGLGRALGETMAVTMVLSATGAVTFQVLNSSNPTPIPANIALNFGEAYGDGVNVLIATGLILFIVTFAVNAIARWVVNRRAEFSGAN, via the coding sequence ATGCCCCCCACCCCCGACCTGGTCGCCGACCAGGACACCGCCCCACGGCCGATGCGGCGACGCGGCGACCTCGTTTTCTCGAGCACCGCGCTGGGCGCGGGCATCATCATCCTGATCGTTCTCGCCGCGGTCACGCTCTTCCTCATCGTGGAGAGCATCCCGGCATTCACGGCGAACCCGGAAGAGACGCAGTTCCTCAACGGCGAGCCGTTCTGGCAGTACGTGTGGCCGTTCGTCTTCGGCACGCTCTGGGCCTCGGTCATCGCGCTCGTCGTCGCGACGCCGCTCGCGATCGGCATCGCCCTCTTCATCTCCCACTACGCACCCCGCCGACTCGCGTCCGCGCTCGGCTACGTGATCGATCTGCTGGCGGCCATCCCCTCCGTCGTCTACGGCCTCTGGGGCGCACTCGTCTTCTCGCAGATCCTGCAGCCGTTCTACGTCTGGCTGAACGAGAACTTCGGCTGGATCCCCTTCTTCGCCGGCGCGGTCTCCCCCGGCGGTCGCACGATCCTGACGGCATCCCTCGTCCTCGCGGTGATGATCCTCCCGATCATGACCGCCATCACCCGCGAGGTCTTCCTGCAGACGCCCGTCCTCCACGAGGAGGCGGCTCTCGCGCTCGGCGCGACGCGCTGGGAGATGATCCGCATGGCGGTCTTCCCGTTCGCCCGCGGCGGCATGGTCTCGGGAGCGATGCTCGGTCTCGGCCGCGCCCTCGGCGAGACGATGGCCGTCACCATGGTGCTGTCGGCCACGGGAGCCGTCACCTTCCAGGTGCTGAACTCCAGCAACCCGACGCCCATCCCCGCGAACATCGCCCTCAACTTCGGTGAGGCCTACGGCGACGGCGTCAACGTCCTCATCGCGACCGGCCTCATCCTCTTCATCGTGACCTTCGCGGTCAATGCGATCGCCCGGTGGGTCGTCAACCGCCGCGCCGAGTTCTCTGGAGCGAACTGA